In Persicimonas caeni, a single window of DNA contains:
- a CDS encoding cytochrome b/b6 domain-containing protein: MKRILAWDIPTRLFHWLLAGAFLGAFIIGNVAEDEGSLFSVHMLLGATAGFMVLLRIIWGFVGSRYARFSSFTLSPAKVLAYLKGTVSGGAQRYAGHNPGTSWTSIAIFVMVLGLVATGVLMGNGGGEAVEEIHEVLAFGTLAVVGVHVAGIIFHTIRHRENIAASMFHGRKQAGDGDDIRSPRPVAAVVFLVLTGLWSGGLVSGYDAATSQVTLPLIGQTIQVGEGEEHGEHEEYEEHEEHEDDD; this comes from the coding sequence ATGAAACGCATATTGGCCTGGGATATCCCCACTCGCTTATTTCACTGGTTGCTGGCCGGCGCCTTCTTGGGCGCCTTCATCATCGGCAACGTCGCCGAGGACGAAGGTTCACTGTTCAGCGTGCACATGCTGTTGGGGGCGACCGCCGGGTTCATGGTGCTGTTGCGCATCATCTGGGGCTTCGTCGGTTCGCGTTATGCGCGATTCTCCTCGTTCACCCTGTCGCCCGCCAAGGTGCTCGCCTACCTCAAGGGCACGGTCAGCGGCGGCGCACAGCGCTACGCCGGCCACAACCCGGGCACCAGTTGGACCTCGATCGCTATTTTCGTGATGGTGCTCGGGCTGGTGGCGACCGGGGTGTTGATGGGAAATGGCGGCGGCGAGGCCGTCGAAGAGATCCACGAGGTGCTCGCCTTCGGCACGCTGGCCGTCGTCGGCGTGCACGTGGCCGGCATCATCTTCCACACCATTCGCCACCGCGAAAATATCGCCGCCAGCATGTTCCACGGCCGCAAACAGGCCGGCGACGGCGACGATATTCGCTCGCCGCGCCCGGTCGCAGCCGTGGTGTTCCTGGTGCTCACCGGCCTGTGGTCCGGCGGCCTGGTCAGCGGCTACGACGCGGCCACGAGCCAGGTGACCCTGCCGCTCATCGGCCAGACGATTCAGGTCGGCGAGGGGGAGGAGCACGGCGAACACGAAGAGTACGAGGAACACGAAGAACACGAAGACGACGACTGA
- a CDS encoding AI-2E family transporter produces MSEHDVDAKEHPESALFQRLSAEQYKTRLLRYTYILMRVLFAVIIGYAILWLAEALGTLLFPLLASLVLAYLLHPWIDTIEARGLSRRLSIVVVLAAAFLTLGIVAVFLLPPLIRQLGDVIADIPKLITTIQEEWIPWLERRLRTELPTTVREGLESAGQRAGTSLPEVAQRAGSWTVGAVFKTGQVLFAAFNLLLIPLFSYYFLRKFDQASHAIAGWLPVRRREYTLGLLSRMDSAVGSWFRGQVQVASLMGVLYGVGLVVAFAIADIDPKLGIAIGIIVAVLNIIPYFGMIVASLITTLVVLLNWPGWGGVLAVVIVFLINQFLEGYVVGPKILGDSVDLNPIAVIILLLAGAELAGIWGMLLIVPLAGAIRIVWPDLMAIYRETAFYRGDLDEAEG; encoded by the coding sequence ATGAGCGAACACGACGTCGACGCCAAAGAGCACCCCGAATCAGCCCTCTTTCAGCGCTTGAGCGCCGAGCAGTACAAAACGCGGCTGCTCCGCTACACCTATATCCTGATGCGCGTGCTCTTCGCGGTGATCATCGGCTACGCCATCCTCTGGCTGGCCGAGGCGCTCGGCACCCTGCTCTTCCCGTTGCTGGCGAGCCTGGTGCTCGCGTACTTGCTGCACCCGTGGATCGACACGATCGAGGCGCGCGGACTGAGCCGCAGGCTGAGCATCGTCGTCGTGCTTGCCGCCGCCTTCTTGACCCTCGGGATCGTGGCCGTCTTTCTTCTGCCCCCGCTCATCCGACAACTCGGCGACGTCATCGCCGATATCCCGAAGTTGATCACCACGATCCAAGAAGAGTGGATTCCTTGGCTCGAGCGGCGTCTTCGCACCGAGTTGCCCACAACGGTACGCGAGGGGCTCGAGTCGGCCGGCCAACGCGCGGGCACCTCGCTGCCCGAGGTCGCCCAGCGGGCGGGCAGTTGGACGGTGGGCGCGGTCTTCAAGACCGGCCAGGTGCTCTTCGCCGCGTTCAACCTGCTGCTAATCCCACTCTTCTCGTACTACTTCTTGCGCAAATTCGACCAAGCCAGCCACGCCATCGCCGGCTGGCTGCCGGTGCGGCGTCGCGAGTACACGCTGGGGCTTCTGTCGCGCATGGACTCGGCGGTGGGCAGTTGGTTTCGCGGCCAGGTCCAGGTCGCCTCGCTCATGGGCGTGCTGTACGGGGTGGGGCTGGTCGTCGCGTTCGCCATCGCCGACATCGACCCCAAGTTGGGGATCGCCATCGGGATCATCGTGGCGGTGCTCAATATCATCCCCTATTTCGGCATGATCGTCGCCTCGCTCATCACCACCTTGGTCGTCCTGCTCAACTGGCCCGGCTGGGGAGGCGTGCTCGCCGTGGTCATCGTCTTTCTGATCAACCAGTTTTTGGAGGGCTACGTCGTCGGCCCCAAAATCTTGGGCGACAGCGTCGACCTCAATCCCATCGCCGTCATCATCTTGCTGTTGGCGGGCGCCGAGCTCGCCGGCATCTGGGGCATGCTGCTCATCGTGCCCCTGGCCGGGGCGATTCGGATTGTGTGGCCCGACCTGATGGCGATTTATCGCGAGACCGCGTTTTATCGCGGCGATCTCGACGAGGCGGAGGGTTGA
- a CDS encoding NADP-dependent malic enzyme, whose translation MSNDHENQQETRKNRRHEALRYHESPRPGKLEIQATKSLSSQRDLSLAYTPGVAEPCRRIDEEPLDSYRYTNRANLVGVVTNGSATLGLGDIGALASKPVMEGKAVLFKHLAGVDAFDIELDTDDVEAFIQCVRTMEPTFGGINLEDIAAPACFEIEERLSAEMNIPVFHDDQHGTAIITSAALLNALELQGKNIEDVRCVFSGAGAAGVACAKLFESLGVPHEHIMFVDSKGVVHTGRDNLNEQKQAFALETDRRTLADAMEGADVFVGVSVAGIVKKEMVASMADRPIIFALANPDPEIAYPDAMEVRDDLIMATGRSDYPNQVNNVLGFPYIFRGALDVAASSINEKMKLAAVHALADLAREDVPETVTDAYEEDHFRFGPEYIIPKPFDPRALLRVSPAVAQAATESGVARKPVEDIDAYRESLEQIQSAAKALIRGLINKAKRAPKRIIFPEGEHHQILRAANILVDEGIAKPVLMGDRECIETRAAQHDIDLDDIEIFDPRDDERRDEMVCAYYDLRQRKGVTMTEAEAHMAQPEVYAMMMLRKERVDGVVSGLTKAYVESLRPALQIVGVAEGVTGAAGAHIVVSRDNGVKFFSDTTVNIDPDPETLAQTAIKISELARTLDVEPKIAMLSYSAFGTSRHPNASKVAQATRILRERHPELIVDGEMQADAALDPELRCEAFDFAELDGEANVLVFPNLDAGNISYKLLDKLGGAEVIGPVLLGMKQPVNVLQRGSSVASIVNLTVLTVLNAQ comes from the coding sequence ATGTCCAACGACCACGAAAACCAGCAAGAAACCAGGAAGAACCGCCGCCACGAAGCCCTGCGCTACCACGAGTCGCCGCGCCCCGGAAAACTCGAGATCCAGGCGACCAAATCCCTCTCCAGCCAGCGCGACTTGTCGCTGGCCTACACGCCGGGCGTGGCCGAGCCATGTCGGCGTATCGACGAGGAGCCGCTCGACAGTTACCGGTACACGAACCGGGCGAACCTGGTGGGCGTGGTCACCAACGGCAGCGCCACGCTGGGGCTGGGCGATATCGGAGCGCTGGCGAGCAAGCCGGTCATGGAGGGCAAGGCCGTGCTCTTCAAGCACCTGGCCGGGGTCGACGCGTTCGACATCGAGCTCGACACCGACGACGTCGAGGCGTTCATCCAGTGCGTGCGCACCATGGAGCCGACCTTCGGGGGCATCAACCTCGAGGATATCGCCGCGCCGGCGTGCTTCGAGATCGAGGAGCGTCTGAGCGCCGAGATGAATATCCCGGTCTTCCACGACGACCAGCACGGCACCGCGATCATCACCAGCGCGGCGCTGCTCAACGCCCTGGAGCTGCAGGGCAAGAATATCGAGGACGTGCGCTGCGTCTTCTCGGGCGCCGGCGCCGCGGGCGTGGCCTGCGCCAAGCTCTTCGAATCGCTGGGCGTGCCCCACGAGCACATCATGTTCGTCGACTCCAAAGGCGTGGTGCACACCGGGCGCGACAACCTGAACGAGCAAAAACAAGCGTTCGCCCTCGAGACCGACCGGCGCACGCTGGCCGACGCCATGGAAGGCGCCGACGTCTTCGTGGGCGTGTCGGTCGCCGGCATCGTCAAAAAGGAGATGGTTGCCTCGATGGCCGACCGGCCGATCATCTTCGCCCTGGCCAACCCCGACCCCGAGATCGCGTACCCCGACGCCATGGAGGTGCGCGACGACCTGATCATGGCCACGGGGCGCAGCGATTACCCCAACCAGGTCAACAACGTGCTCGGCTTTCCGTATATCTTCCGCGGCGCCCTCGACGTGGCCGCGAGCTCCATCAACGAGAAGATGAAGCTCGCCGCGGTCCACGCGCTGGCCGACCTGGCCCGCGAGGACGTCCCCGAGACGGTCACCGACGCCTACGAAGAGGACCACTTTCGCTTCGGCCCCGAGTATATCATCCCCAAGCCCTTCGACCCGCGCGCGCTGCTGCGCGTGTCGCCGGCCGTCGCGCAGGCGGCCACCGAGTCGGGCGTGGCCCGCAAGCCCGTCGAGGATATCGACGCCTACCGCGAGAGCCTCGAGCAGATTCAGAGCGCGGCCAAGGCGCTGATCCGCGGGCTCATCAACAAGGCCAAGCGCGCGCCCAAGCGCATCATCTTTCCGGAAGGCGAGCACCACCAGATCTTGCGCGCGGCCAATATCCTGGTCGACGAGGGCATCGCCAAGCCGGTGCTCATGGGTGACCGCGAGTGCATCGAAACCCGCGCTGCTCAGCACGACATCGACCTGGACGATATCGAGATCTTCGACCCGCGCGATGACGAGCGCCGCGACGAGATGGTCTGCGCCTACTACGACCTGCGCCAGCGAAAGGGCGTGACGATGACCGAGGCCGAGGCGCATATGGCCCAGCCGGAGGTCTACGCGATGATGATGCTCCGAAAGGAGCGCGTCGACGGCGTGGTCAGCGGGCTGACGAAGGCGTATGTCGAGTCGCTTCGCCCGGCGCTGCAGATCGTGGGCGTCGCCGAGGGCGTCACCGGCGCGGCCGGCGCGCATATCGTGGTCTCGCGCGACAACGGCGTGAAGTTCTTCTCGGACACCACCGTCAACATCGACCCCGACCCCGAGACCCTCGCCCAGACGGCCATCAAGATCTCCGAGCTCGCCCGCACCCTCGACGTCGAGCCCAAGATCGCCATGCTCAGCTACTCGGCCTTCGGCACCAGCCGACACCCCAACGCCTCCAAGGTCGCCCAGGCCACGCGCATCTTGCGCGAGCGCCACCCCGAGCTCATCGTCGACGGCGAGATGCAGGCCGACGCCGCCCTCGACCCCGAGCTTCGCTGCGAGGCCTTCGACTTCGCCGAGCTCGACGGCGAGGCCAACGTGCTCGTCTTCCCGAACCTCGACGCCGGCAACATCAGCTACAAACTGCTCGACAAGCTCGGCGGCGCCGAGGTCATCGGCCCGGTCTTGCTGGGCATGAAGCAGCCGGTCAACGTGCTGCAGCGCGGCTCGAGCGTGGCCTCGATCGTCAATTTGACGGTGCTGACGGTGCTCAACGCGCAGTAG
- a CDS encoding ADP-ribosylglycohydrolase family protein, with protein MLDLLFLGIALPSFAYLAYRAGDVALRQLRSYQAIPFASGAFAAETGDTYDDHAFAALVGVALGDALGMPRESLPVWLTQLRFGAKPTLRRGILRVLRRRGTISDDTQLTIAVAKAIRDDGSFDAETFERELADWWRIRIGPGRATCASVERLMNGDSAPGDRNSQGNGAAMRVVPLAIAYVDDLEAMLDAVRNSSRPTHADAEAIAGAEVAGRATRLLLRGEPLEVVSLLPRASSENIERWEKLLSAAKELAESGDDGLDELGTTGWVFHTIPSVLYLFWRWPNDFEQGLSALFRAGGDVDTVAALYGALVGASGGMDAFGDLPWQEVQGAGVLQREAGRLAALT; from the coding sequence ATGCTCGATCTCCTCTTTCTCGGTATCGCCCTGCCCTCGTTCGCCTACCTCGCGTATCGCGCCGGCGACGTTGCGCTTCGACAACTGCGTAGCTATCAGGCGATTCCGTTCGCGTCCGGCGCGTTCGCAGCCGAGACTGGCGATACCTATGACGACCATGCGTTCGCCGCGCTCGTGGGTGTGGCGCTTGGCGATGCCCTCGGCATGCCCCGCGAGAGCCTCCCGGTGTGGCTGACACAGTTGCGCTTCGGCGCGAAGCCCACACTGAGGCGTGGGATACTGCGGGTGCTGCGACGCCGGGGCACGATTAGCGACGACACGCAGCTCACCATCGCTGTGGCGAAGGCAATCCGAGACGACGGAAGCTTCGACGCCGAGACATTCGAGCGCGAACTCGCCGACTGGTGGCGCATCCGCATCGGCCCGGGGCGGGCGACGTGCGCTTCAGTCGAGCGCCTTATGAACGGGGATTCTGCTCCGGGAGACCGGAACAGCCAGGGAAATGGAGCCGCCATGCGAGTTGTGCCGCTTGCGATTGCATACGTCGACGACCTCGAAGCGATGCTCGACGCTGTTCGGAACAGCAGCCGTCCAACGCACGCGGATGCCGAGGCGATCGCCGGCGCCGAAGTCGCCGGCCGAGCGACGCGACTGCTTTTGCGAGGCGAACCACTAGAGGTCGTCAGCCTTCTTCCGCGGGCGTCCAGCGAAAACATCGAGCGTTGGGAGAAGCTCCTTTCGGCGGCGAAGGAGCTTGCCGAATCGGGCGATGACGGGCTCGACGAATTAGGCACCACCGGCTGGGTCTTTCACACGATCCCGAGCGTCCTCTATCTCTTTTGGCGCTGGCCGAATGACTTCGAACAGGGGCTTTCGGCGCTGTTTCGAGCAGGCGGCGACGTCGATACCGTCGCTGCATTGTATGGGGCGCTTGTAGGTGCCAGTGGTGGGATGGATGCCTTTGGCGATTTGCCGTGGCAAGAGGTTCAAGGCGCCGGTGTGCTTCAGCGTGAGGCGGGTCGATTGGCTGCGCTTACTTGA
- a CDS encoding alkaline phosphatase family protein, protein MHSKKVLLVIVDALTAEVYDDLLSSGKLPHLSRLHEHGTYRGASLSIFPSITPAATSTLITGRYPREHGIQGAYWLDEGTDEVVYFGSDFWVVLQHGGGEFLRDFLYHLNQDRLQAETLFQTVERAGREACSLNYLIHRGDTPHEIDLPWLVDVMPGLPSSTEICGPSRMFLGDFLDTLPIDDVQTDSIVEEISDMYGMDDTHTGEALARLARQGAMPDMTLAYFPENDFASHEKGPFPASPTVEGVDAHIGRFIEAYGGLDAVLEDFCIVLTGDHSQCDIVDNKDTAGIMLDDLLADFHVADYGTPLEAPEELAICPNLRASQIYLASHEPAFVERVEDTLLADERIDQVIRRQSFEEGAPEAYLVRTAERGELQFRPGDAGPKTARDAYGFQWSWQGSLSAVDGRVETGELVFDKYPNAFERIAGGPGSTKSADLWVTAQPGFEFGSRDAAAHVGGGSHGSLHLYDSISPLLVVGAPDHVDVPKLPRAVDIHPICSAALGIDAPTSPGDSHAARWFSRG, encoded by the coding sequence ATGCACTCGAAAAAAGTACTCCTCGTTATCGTCGACGCACTCACCGCCGAGGTCTACGACGACCTGCTCTCGAGCGGAAAGCTGCCCCACCTGAGCCGGCTGCACGAACATGGGACCTATCGGGGGGCGTCCTTATCCATCTTCCCGTCGATCACCCCGGCGGCGACCTCGACCCTGATCACAGGGCGCTACCCGCGCGAGCACGGGATTCAGGGCGCCTATTGGCTCGACGAGGGCACCGACGAGGTCGTCTATTTCGGCTCGGACTTCTGGGTTGTCTTGCAGCATGGGGGCGGCGAGTTTCTGCGCGACTTCCTGTACCACCTCAACCAAGACCGCCTGCAGGCCGAGACCCTGTTTCAAACCGTCGAGCGCGCCGGCAGGGAAGCCTGCAGCCTCAACTACCTTATCCACCGCGGGGACACGCCCCACGAGATCGATCTCCCCTGGTTGGTCGACGTGATGCCGGGGCTGCCTTCGAGCACCGAGATCTGCGGCCCCAGCCGGATGTTTCTGGGAGACTTTCTGGACACGCTGCCCATCGACGACGTCCAAACGGACAGTATCGTCGAGGAGATCTCCGACATGTACGGGATGGACGACACCCACACCGGCGAGGCGCTGGCGCGGCTGGCTCGTCAGGGCGCGATGCCCGACATGACGTTGGCGTATTTCCCCGAAAACGATTTTGCGAGCCACGAAAAAGGGCCGTTCCCGGCGAGTCCCACCGTCGAGGGCGTCGACGCCCATATTGGGCGCTTCATCGAGGCCTACGGAGGTCTCGACGCGGTGCTCGAGGACTTCTGCATCGTGCTGACCGGCGACCACTCCCAGTGCGACATCGTCGACAACAAAGACACCGCCGGCATCATGCTCGACGACCTGCTCGCCGACTTTCACGTGGCCGATTACGGCACGCCCCTCGAAGCCCCCGAAGAGTTGGCAATTTGCCCGAACCTGCGCGCCTCGCAGATCTACCTGGCCAGCCACGAACCCGCGTTCGTCGAGCGCGTCGAAGACACCCTGCTGGCCGACGAGCGCATCGACCAGGTCATCCGCCGCCAGAGCTTCGAGGAGGGCGCGCCGGAAGCCTACCTGGTGCGCACCGCCGAGCGCGGCGAGCTGCAGTTTCGCCCCGGCGACGCCGGCCCCAAGACCGCCCGCGACGCCTACGGTTTCCAATGGAGCTGGCAGGGCTCGCTGTCGGCGGTCGACGGACGCGTCGAGACCGGCGAGCTGGTCTTCGACAAGTACCCCAACGCCTTCGAGCGCATCGCAGGCGGGCCGGGCTCGACCAAGAGCGCCGACCTGTGGGTGACCGCCCAGCCGGGCTTCGAGTTCGGCAGCAGAGACGCCGCCGCCCACGTCGGCGGCGGCTCCCACGGCTCACTGCACCTGTACGACTCGATCAGCCCGCTGCTGGTCGTCGGCGCCCCCGACCACGTCGACGTGCCCAAGCTGCCTCGCGCAGTCGACATCCACCCGATCTGCAGCGCCGCGCTGGGCATCGACGCGCCGACCTCGCCGGGCGACAGTCACGCCGCGCGGTGGTTTTCGCGCGGGTGA